A genomic stretch from Chitinophaga agri includes:
- a CDS encoding Lrp/AsnC ligand binding domain-containing protein has product MSHNLNIDKLDLQIISEMMHNAEISYADLGKKLFVSGGTIHVRMKKLQELGIVKGTKLHVDLKMIGYDVIAFIGIYLEKSSMYDTVAKELRKIPEMVRLNYTTGSYSMFAEIICKDISQLRRILHDELQKIKGIERTETLISLEESFYRTINVVE; this is encoded by the coding sequence ATGAGCCACAATTTGAATATTGACAAACTAGATTTGCAGATCATCAGTGAAATGATGCATAATGCAGAAATCTCCTACGCTGACCTCGGGAAGAAATTGTTCGTTTCCGGTGGCACGATCCACGTTAGAATGAAGAAGTTGCAAGAACTGGGTATCGTTAAAGGTACAAAATTGCATGTAGACTTAAAAATGATTGGCTATGACGTGATTGCCTTCATCGGTATCTATCTTGAGAAGAGTTCCATGTATGACACTGTCGCTAAAGAACTGCGTAAGATCCCGGAAATGGTACGTTTAAACTATACTACGGGTAGTTATAGTATGTTTGCAGAGATCATCTGTAAAGATATTTCCCAGCTGAGAAGGATCTTGCATGATGAATTACAGAAGATCAAGGGAATTGAAAGAACGGAGACACTGATATCACTCGAAGAAAGTTTCTACCGCACTATTAATGTTGTGGAATAG
- a CDS encoding tryptophan 2,3-dioxygenase family protein, giving the protein MVTTEIADKIKRLEEKYAAMGQDLSSYLDGLLYADYLTYWDYIQLDVLLNLQHPRTPIPDENIFIIYHQITELYFKLTLQAIEQVCQAPELTADLFKTQLKRINNYFRNLINSFEIMVDGMDKQQFLQFRMALLPASGFQSGQFRKIEICSTGLVNLVYEPQREELKGKGLSEVLDRIYWRSGATELATGKKTLTLRQFEEKYMRDFLFLAERYQENNMQLRYKQLPPEVQEEVMPLLKEYDLNINVRWPLMHYKSAVRYLNRKPEDIAATGGTNWQQYLPPRHKRIVFFPEIWTAEELDNWGKLAFE; this is encoded by the coding sequence ATGGTTACAACTGAAATCGCCGACAAAATCAAGCGGCTGGAAGAGAAGTATGCCGCTATGGGTCAGGATCTATCTTCTTATCTTGACGGGCTCCTGTATGCGGATTACCTTACCTATTGGGATTATATTCAACTGGATGTATTATTAAACCTGCAGCATCCCCGGACCCCAATACCGGATGAAAACATCTTCATTATCTATCATCAGATCACGGAACTGTACTTTAAGCTGACCTTACAGGCCATTGAACAGGTTTGTCAGGCGCCTGAACTGACGGCTGATCTTTTCAAAACACAGCTGAAACGTATCAACAACTATTTCCGGAACCTGATCAATTCATTTGAGATCATGGTGGATGGGATGGATAAACAGCAGTTCCTGCAGTTCAGGATGGCGTTGCTGCCAGCCAGCGGCTTCCAGAGCGGACAGTTCAGGAAAATTGAGATCTGTTCCACCGGACTGGTAAACCTGGTATATGAACCGCAGCGGGAGGAATTGAAAGGAAAGGGGTTATCCGAGGTACTGGATCGCATCTACTGGCGTAGTGGAGCTACTGAACTGGCCACAGGTAAGAAAACCCTTACCCTCCGACAATTCGAGGAAAAGTACATGCGCGACTTCCTGTTCCTGGCAGAACGTTATCAGGAAAATAATATGCAGCTGCGCTATAAACAGCTTCCTCCTGAAGTACAGGAAGAAGTAATGCCGCTGCTGAAGGAATATGATCTGAATATTAATGTCAGATGGCCTTTGATGCATTATAAGTCCGCCGTTCGTTACCTGAACCGGAAGCCGGAAGATATTGCAGCGACCGGAGGCACCAACTGGCAGCAGTATCTGCCTCCCCGCCACAAACGTATTGTTTTCTTCCCTGAGATATGGACAGCGGAAGAACTGGATAACTGGGGGAAACTGGCGTTTGAATAA
- a CDS encoding DUF4290 domain-containing protein encodes MEYNTTRNHLIMKEYGRNIQKMIEYVLNIEDDEHRQRNAMSLIELMGTLNPHLRNVEDFRHKLWDHLFLISDFRLEVESPYPIPTKETLRAKPERLAYPKKYPRNRHFGKNLEMVMDKAIHEDNPEKKEGFTQCIGNYMKLAYSNWHKESVHDDAIKAELNSISNGQLEYQTGHSPAPSAAAIANAPNFNTNAEFQPRSSNSNSGGLNKRSKNFQQKFKNNNQKSSNKHNNNKYNKNRNK; translated from the coding sequence ATGGAATACAATACAACCCGTAACCATTTGATAATGAAGGAGTACGGTCGGAATATCCAGAAGATGATAGAGTATGTACTCAACATCGAGGATGACGAGCATCGCCAACGTAACGCGATGTCACTGATAGAGTTGATGGGTACGCTGAATCCTCATCTGCGTAACGTAGAGGATTTCAGGCATAAGCTATGGGACCATTTGTTTCTTATATCCGACTTTAGACTGGAAGTGGAATCCCCATATCCTATTCCAACGAAAGAAACACTGCGGGCGAAACCAGAACGTCTGGCTTATCCTAAGAAATATCCGCGTAACCGTCACTTCGGTAAGAACCTGGAAATGGTGATGGACAAAGCTATCCATGAGGACAATCCTGAGAAGAAAGAAGGATTCACCCAGTGTATCGGTAACTATATGAAGCTGGCTTACAGCAACTGGCATAAGGAAAGTGTTCATGACGATGCTATCAAGGCGGAGCTGAACAGCATTTCCAATGGTCAGCTGGAATATCAGACCGGCCACTCACCTGCACCAAGTGCAGCTGCAATTGCTAATGCACCTAACTTCAATACGAATGCTGAGTTTCAGCCACGTTCATCCAACAGCAACAGTGGTGGCCTCAACAAACGTAGTAAGAACTTCCAGCAGAAGTTTAAGAATAATAACCAGAAGAGCAGCAACAAGCACAATAACAACAAATACAATAAAAACAGGAACAAGTGA
- the murA gene encoding UDP-N-acetylglucosamine 1-carboxyvinyltransferase → MSSAFEVRGGNRLKGEIVPQGAKNEALQIISAVLLTADKVTISNIPDILDVNLLIELLGDMGVKTNRIARDTCEFQADQINLPYLESAEFKKKSGRLRGSVMIAGPLLARFGKAYIPKPGGDKIGRRRLDTHIIGFEKLGVQFVYDNDDNYFRLEAGDGGLKGAYMLLDEPSVTGTANIVMAAVMASGTTTIYNAACEPYLQQLCKMLNSMGANITGIGSNLLTIQGVSSLKGCSHAMLPDMIEIGSFIGLAAMTQSEITIKNAGVEHLGIIPEKFRQLGINLEIKGNDIYIPAQDSYEIQTFLDGSILTISDHPWPGFTPDLLSIVLVVATQAKGSVMIHQKMFESRLFFVDKLIDMGAQIVLCDPHRAVVIGLGRQHNLRGITMSSPDIRAGVSLLIAALSAEGKSTIQNIEQIDRGYQYIDERLRKLGADIKRV, encoded by the coding sequence GTGAGTAGTGCTTTCGAAGTAAGAGGCGGCAACCGTCTTAAAGGGGAAATTGTGCCCCAGGGTGCCAAGAACGAAGCTTTACAGATTATCAGTGCTGTCCTGCTGACGGCTGATAAAGTTACTATCAGCAATATACCAGATATCCTCGATGTGAACCTGCTTATAGAGCTGCTGGGAGATATGGGTGTAAAGACAAACAGGATCGCCCGCGATACCTGCGAGTTTCAGGCTGACCAGATCAACCTTCCCTATCTGGAGAGTGCAGAATTCAAGAAAAAATCCGGACGTCTGAGAGGTTCTGTAATGATTGCAGGTCCTTTGCTGGCACGCTTTGGTAAGGCATATATCCCTAAGCCGGGTGGCGATAAGATCGGCCGCCGCAGGCTGGATACGCATATCATCGGTTTTGAGAAACTGGGTGTACAGTTCGTGTATGATAATGATGACAACTACTTCCGTCTGGAAGCTGGTGACGGTGGACTGAAAGGCGCTTACATGCTGCTGGACGAGCCATCTGTGACCGGTACTGCCAACATTGTAATGGCGGCAGTAATGGCCAGCGGAACGACCACTATCTATAACGCGGCATGCGAGCCTTACCTGCAGCAGTTGTGCAAAATGCTGAACAGCATGGGCGCAAATATTACTGGTATTGGTTCTAACCTGCTGACCATCCAGGGTGTTTCATCCCTGAAAGGTTGCAGTCACGCCATGTTGCCGGATATGATCGAGATTGGCTCCTTTATCGGACTGGCCGCTATGACCCAGTCTGAGATCACCATCAAAAATGCGGGTGTGGAACATCTGGGTATCATACCTGAGAAATTCCGTCAGCTGGGTATTAATCTGGAGATCAAAGGAAATGATATCTATATTCCTGCGCAGGATAGCTATGAGATCCAGACATTCCTGGACGGTTCTATTCTGACAATATCAGATCATCCATGGCCCGGATTTACACCTGACCTGCTGAGTATCGTACTGGTAGTAGCGACACAGGCAAAAGGCAGTGTGATGATCCACCAGAAAATGTTCGAGAGCCGTTTGTTCTTTGTGGATAAACTGATAGATATGGGCGCACAGATCGTATTGTGTGATCCGCATCGTGCCGTAGTGATTGGCCTTGGAAGGCAACATAACCTGAGAGGTATCACGATGTCATCTCCGGATATACGTGCAGGTGTATCTCTCCTGATTGCCGCACTGAGCGCAGAAGGAAAGAGCACGATCCAGAATATTGAACAGATCGACCGCGGTTATCAGTATATCGATGAACGATTGAGGAAACTGGGTGCAGATATCAAACGAGTGTAA
- the gmk gene encoding guanylate kinase — protein sequence MSNKIIIITAPSGAGKTTIVKRLLSELPQLSFSISAATRSARENEVHGKDYYFLTLDDFHQKIDDNAFAEYEMVYAGKYYGTLKSELQRIWDAGKVPMVDIDVKGALSIKEKYHTGVLTIFIAPPTLDTLRVRLSERGTETQASLEERLGKARYEMSFSHEFDEIVVNDELETAYAAVKELVTRFLQQ from the coding sequence ATGAGCAATAAGATCATTATTATTACTGCCCCATCTGGAGCAGGGAAAACCACCATCGTAAAAAGGCTGTTGTCTGAATTGCCACAGCTGTCTTTCTCTATTTCAGCCGCTACACGTTCAGCCAGGGAAAATGAAGTGCATGGAAAAGACTATTATTTCCTTACCCTGGACGATTTTCATCAGAAGATCGATGACAATGCATTTGCGGAATATGAAATGGTGTATGCTGGTAAATACTATGGTACACTTAAAAGTGAATTACAACGTATTTGGGATGCCGGAAAAGTGCCCATGGTAGATATTGATGTGAAAGGCGCGCTTTCAATAAAGGAGAAATACCATACAGGCGTACTGACTATCTTTATCGCCCCTCCGACACTGGATACCTTACGGGTACGACTGAGTGAACGGGGTACAGAAACACAGGCTTCACTGGAAGAAAGGCTGGGGAAGGCCCGCTACGAGATGTCTTTCTCTCATGAATTTGATGAAATTGTAGTGAATGATGAACTGGAAACGGCCTATGCAGCTGTAAAAGAACTGGTGACACGGTTTCTTCAGCAGTAA
- a CDS encoding hemolysin family protein gives MDTYTLLILAILVLLAGFFAGLETAFANVNKLSIELKKKQGRATGKILASFNDNPSRFLATSLLGLTIVLVIYGILFAGFFQPLWNQVLPPQQNMNLQPVLLFIDVMLGTLILLSFGFFIPRAIFRSRPEALLSFFALPISVISKPLFVIGSLLVSISEWILKYLFNVRIVETTTSFPRVDVEHFIRQSQQHMTENQELNTELFENALSLAHVKIRGCLIPRKEIEALEISSPIGAAQQKFMETKLSKIIIYENSIDNILGYIHQLDMFKSPADISAILHPILAVPETMSAIDLLSKFNKERRSIAWVVDEFGGTAGIVTIEDVLEEIFGEIKDEHDEEEFVEKQIAEKEYIFSGRLELDYLNEKYGFDFPEDESETLSGYIINHHEKIPRLKERIIIDDYEFDVLNVTETRIEMVKIKVL, from the coding sequence ATGGATACTTATACACTCCTGATCCTGGCTATACTGGTGTTGCTGGCGGGTTTCTTCGCCGGACTTGAAACAGCCTTCGCCAATGTAAACAAGTTGAGCATTGAGTTGAAAAAGAAACAGGGGAGAGCTACCGGTAAAATACTGGCCAGCTTTAATGACAACCCCTCCCGGTTTCTGGCTACCAGTCTGTTAGGATTGACTATTGTTTTGGTGATATACGGAATCTTGTTTGCCGGCTTTTTTCAGCCGCTGTGGAACCAGGTATTACCACCCCAGCAGAACATGAATCTGCAACCTGTATTACTGTTCATCGATGTAATGCTGGGTACCCTGATATTGTTGTCTTTCGGGTTTTTTATTCCCCGTGCCATTTTCCGTTCACGGCCGGAAGCATTGCTCAGTTTTTTTGCGTTACCCATTTCCGTGATATCCAAGCCGCTGTTCGTGATCGGCAGTTTGCTGGTATCTATCTCGGAGTGGATTTTAAAATACCTGTTCAATGTGCGCATTGTTGAAACAACTACCTCCTTTCCAAGAGTGGATGTGGAACATTTCATACGTCAGTCGCAGCAACATATGACAGAAAACCAGGAGCTGAATACAGAGCTTTTTGAGAATGCTTTGTCCCTGGCACATGTGAAGATCCGCGGATGCCTGATCCCACGTAAAGAAATAGAAGCGTTGGAAATCAGCAGTCCGATTGGTGCCGCTCAGCAGAAGTTCATGGAAACCAAGCTTTCCAAGATCATTATCTACGAAAATTCCATAGATAATATACTGGGATATATTCATCAGCTGGATATGTTTAAAAGTCCTGCCGATATTTCGGCTATTCTGCATCCGATACTGGCAGTGCCGGAGACGATGAGCGCGATCGACCTGTTGAGCAAATTCAATAAAGAGCGCAGAAGCATAGCCTGGGTGGTAGATGAATTTGGTGGTACCGCAGGTATTGTTACGATAGAGGACGTACTGGAGGAGATCTTCGGCGAGATCAAGGATGAGCATGACGAGGAGGAATTTGTAGAAAAACAGATCGCTGAAAAGGAATATATATTCTCTGGCAGGCTGGAGCTGGATTACCTGAATGAAAAATACGGATTTGATTTTCCAGAGGATGAAAGTGAAACACTTTCAGGATATATTATTAACCATCATGAGAAGATTCCCCGTTTGAAAGAACGGATCATTATCGACGATTACGAGTTCGATGTATTGAATGTTACTGAAACAAGGATCGAAATGGTTAAAATAAAAGTACTGTAG
- the tatC gene encoding twin-arginine translocase subunit TatC → MFKKIFASNEEKAEMSFFDHLEDLRWHIVRSVIALIVVSIFGFVFTKEILDGVIFGPTNKDFPSYVALCKLSHLVGLGDKLCITPVPIVFQNHILVGQVMLQFKLAFIFGFIVAFPYIFWEFWRFIKPALKERELRGARGIIFWVSFQFFLGISFSYFLMAPFTINFLAGYTVTDKAVNQFFIDDYFGLMSQIVLGMGVLFEMPILVFFLTKIGFLSPEFLRTYRRHAIVVILVLAAVITPPDVIDQLIVFTPLYLLYEISIYISARALKGMEKAENEVEEWS, encoded by the coding sequence ATGTTCAAGAAAATTTTTGCGAGTAATGAGGAAAAGGCCGAGATGTCTTTTTTTGACCACCTGGAGGACCTGCGCTGGCATATAGTGCGCTCAGTAATAGCACTGATAGTGGTGAGCATCTTCGGTTTTGTATTTACTAAAGAAATACTGGATGGTGTCATCTTCGGGCCAACCAATAAAGATTTCCCTTCTTATGTGGCATTATGTAAACTCAGTCACCTGGTAGGATTGGGAGATAAACTCTGTATTACGCCAGTGCCGATCGTTTTCCAGAACCACATTCTGGTAGGTCAGGTGATGTTACAGTTCAAACTGGCATTTATATTTGGCTTCATAGTAGCCTTCCCATATATATTCTGGGAATTCTGGAGGTTTATTAAACCTGCATTAAAGGAGCGTGAGTTAAGAGGTGCAAGAGGTATTATTTTTTGGGTATCATTCCAGTTTTTTCTGGGGATATCCTTCAGCTATTTTCTGATGGCGCCGTTTACGATCAACTTCCTGGCAGGTTATACTGTTACAGATAAGGCAGTAAATCAGTTCTTCATTGACGACTATTTCGGATTGATGTCCCAGATCGTGTTAGGGATGGGCGTATTGTTTGAAATGCCGATCCTGGTATTCTTCCTGACGAAGATCGGATTCCTATCACCTGAGTTTCTCCGTACTTACCGCAGGCATGCGATAGTCGTGATCCTGGTGCTGGCGGCAGTGATTACGCCTCCGGACGTTATTGACCAGCTGATCGTATTTACACCATTGTATCTTTTGTACGAAATTAGCATATATATTTCGGCCAGAGCGTTGAAAGGAATGGAGAAAGCAGAGAACGAAGTAGAAGAATGGTCTTGA
- the rpiB gene encoding ribose 5-phosphate isomerase B, with protein MASQPLFNLTLPVAIGSDHAGFEYKEEIISYLEGKGLKIKDVGAYSADSADYPDFAHPVATLVERDQAAFGILVCGSANGVAITANKHQGIRAAICWGEELSRLARSHNNANVLCVPARFVDDAVAKQIVDVFINTPFEGGRHENRVRKIACL; from the coding sequence ATGGCATCACAACCACTATTTAATCTTACGCTGCCGGTGGCTATAGGTTCAGATCATGCCGGTTTTGAATACAAAGAAGAGATTATTTCCTATCTGGAAGGGAAAGGGCTAAAAATAAAAGATGTAGGCGCCTATTCCGCGGATTCTGCGGATTATCCTGACTTTGCTCATCCGGTGGCGACACTTGTAGAGAGGGATCAGGCGGCATTTGGTATACTGGTATGTGGTAGTGCGAATGGCGTAGCGATCACGGCTAACAAACACCAGGGCATACGCGCAGCGATCTGCTGGGGGGAGGAATTGTCGCGGCTGGCGCGTTCTCATAATAATGCGAATGTGCTGTGTGTGCCTGCCCGTTTTGTTGATGATGCTGTCGCAAAACAAATAGTGGACGTATTCATTAATACGCCATTTGAGGGGGGGCGTCATGAAAACAGGGTAAGAAAAATAGCCTGTCTATAG
- a CDS encoding RNA polymerase sigma factor gives MSSSDFNTLLLGNADFLRPYAVTLTKDSESAKDLYQETLFRALANRDKYLAGTNIRAWLYTIMRNIFINNYRRGNRQFRLLDNSAGEFLLHQQQPSIGNAAETNLRIKDVHMAVYNLPVIFKQPFMLYFEGYKYYEIAAMLNEPLGTVKSRIHFARKMLKSRIARY, from the coding sequence ATGTCATCCTCAGATTTCAATACACTGCTACTCGGAAACGCAGATTTTCTCAGACCGTATGCAGTTACATTGACAAAAGATTCAGAGTCAGCGAAAGACCTTTATCAGGAAACGCTCTTCCGCGCATTGGCTAACCGTGACAAATACCTGGCGGGCACCAACATCAGGGCATGGTTGTATACCATTATGCGTAATATCTTTATCAATAACTATCGTCGTGGTAACAGACAGTTCCGCCTGCTGGATAACTCTGCAGGGGAATTTCTTTTACACCAGCAGCAACCCAGTATTGGCAATGCCGCCGAAACCAACCTGCGCATAAAAGATGTGCATATGGCAGTGTATAATCTGCCTGTAATATTTAAACAACCCTTCATGCTTTATTTTGAAGGATATAAATATTACGAAATAGCGGCCATGCTAAATGAACCGCTCGGTACCGTTAAAAGTCGTATTCACTTCGCCCGCAAAATGCTGAAGTCCCGTATTGCCAGATATTAA
- a CDS encoding ATP-dependent helicase translates to MKANYLDELNEQQRLAVEHINGPLMIVAGAGSGKTKVLTTRIAHLMRHGVDAFNILSLTFTNKAAREMKERVEKILGGTEARNLYIGTFHSVFARLLRSEAHRLGYPNDFTIYDSDDAKSVLKTIINEQNLDDKHYKPNLVYNRISAAKNSLMGPEEYQHDYAVQQEDMRANRPLTGKLYDMYAKRCFKNGAMDFDDLLFKMYQLLKNFPEVLHKYQHKFKYIMIDEYQDTNPAQYEIIKLLGAAHENICVVGDDAQSIYSFRGATIQNILQFEKDYDDAKVVKLEQNYRSTKSILNVANEVISNNKGQIEKNLWTDNGDGEKIKLVRTMTDNEEGKFVADTIAEQKLRNHYANKDFAILYRTNAQSRAFEENLRRKAIPYRIFGGLSFYQRKEIKDFISYLRIVTNPQEEESMKRIINYPVRGIGKTTVDKLSVLANDHNITFWNVLERAGEFGFKSGTLEAIENFVIMIRSFQAMLGKHNAYDIALQVGKSTNIVKELFNDKTTEGLARYENIQELLNSIKEFTETPTEDGELLEAEKSLGSYLQQITLLTDADKGNDEDSDVVKLMTIHAAKGLEFPVVFSVGLEENLFPSGLSINSREELEEERRLFYVVITRAKSRLFLTYANSRYRFGQLVNNESSRFLEEMPEKYIDRSYAGGSGVNRSPMNNGGGLWGNSGSNIFDRMQKKTPQSSPQQSAGPRPAPRPMQNAAPSNHVPSPNFTPDDPATMEAGMEVEHQKFGFGTIVNMDGPMNNRVATVNFPKAGGEKKIMLNYARLMIVKK, encoded by the coding sequence ATGAAGGCAAATTATTTAGATGAACTGAATGAGCAGCAACGCCTCGCAGTAGAGCATATTAATGGTCCACTGATGATCGTGGCAGGCGCTGGCTCAGGTAAAACGAAAGTGTTGACCACGCGTATCGCACACCTGATGCGTCACGGGGTAGATGCGTTTAACATCCTTTCGCTTACATTTACTAATAAGGCTGCCCGTGAAATGAAAGAACGTGTGGAAAAGATCCTCGGTGGAACCGAAGCACGTAATCTTTACATTGGCACTTTTCACTCCGTGTTTGCTCGCCTGCTCAGGTCAGAAGCACATCGCCTCGGCTACCCCAACGATTTTACCATCTATGATTCTGATGATGCGAAAAGCGTGCTTAAGACCATCATAAACGAACAGAACCTGGATGATAAACATTATAAGCCTAATCTGGTGTATAACCGCATTTCTGCGGCTAAGAACAGCCTGATGGGCCCAGAGGAATATCAGCATGACTATGCCGTTCAGCAGGAAGATATGCGTGCTAACAGGCCGCTTACCGGTAAGCTGTATGATATGTACGCCAAGCGCTGCTTTAAAAACGGTGCAATGGACTTTGACGACCTGCTCTTCAAAATGTACCAGCTGCTGAAAAACTTCCCGGAAGTACTGCATAAATACCAGCATAAGTTCAAATACATCATGATCGATGAGTACCAGGATACCAACCCTGCTCAGTACGAGATCATCAAACTGCTCGGCGCCGCTCATGAGAATATTTGTGTGGTAGGTGACGATGCACAGAGTATTTATTCCTTCCGCGGTGCTACTATCCAGAACATCCTTCAGTTTGAAAAAGACTACGATGATGCCAAAGTGGTAAAACTGGAACAGAACTATCGTTCTACAAAGTCGATCCTGAATGTGGCCAATGAGGTCATCTCCAATAACAAAGGCCAGATAGAAAAGAACCTCTGGACTGATAATGGAGACGGCGAAAAGATCAAGCTCGTAAGGACAATGACTGACAATGAAGAAGGTAAATTCGTTGCAGACACGATCGCTGAACAAAAACTCCGTAATCACTACGCCAACAAGGACTTTGCTATTCTCTACCGTACCAACGCCCAGAGCCGTGCATTTGAAGAAAACCTGCGCCGTAAAGCGATTCCTTACCGCATCTTCGGAGGTCTTTCCTTCTATCAGCGTAAAGAGATCAAAGACTTTATTTCCTACCTGCGTATTGTAACCAATCCACAGGAAGAGGAAAGTATGAAGCGTATTATCAACTATCCGGTACGTGGTATTGGTAAAACAACGGTTGATAAGTTGTCCGTACTCGCCAATGATCATAACATCACCTTCTGGAACGTACTGGAAAGGGCGGGAGAATTTGGATTTAAAAGTGGTACGCTGGAAGCTATTGAGAACTTTGTTATCATGATACGCAGCTTCCAGGCGATGCTGGGAAAACACAACGCTTACGACATCGCTTTACAGGTTGGTAAATCTACCAACATCGTAAAGGAGCTGTTCAACGATAAAACAACAGAGGGACTTGCCCGCTATGAGAATATCCAGGAGTTGCTGAACTCAATCAAGGAATTCACCGAAACACCTACGGAAGACGGTGAATTGCTGGAGGCAGAGAAATCACTGGGTAGCTATCTGCAGCAGATCACGCTGCTTACAGATGCCGATAAAGGCAATGATGAGGATAGTGATGTGGTAAAACTGATGACCATTCACGCTGCAAAGGGACTGGAATTCCCGGTGGTATTTTCCGTAGGACTGGAAGAAAACCTGTTCCCAAGTGGACTCTCTATCAATTCAAGGGAGGAACTGGAAGAGGAACGCCGCCTGTTCTATGTGGTGATCACCCGTGCTAAATCCCGTCTCTTCCTTACCTACGCTAACAGTCGTTATCGCTTTGGTCAGCTGGTAAATAATGAATCCAGCCGTTTCCTGGAAGAGATGCCGGAGAAATATATAGACCGCAGCTATGCTGGCGGTAGCGGTGTAAACCGTAGTCCAATGAATAACGGTGGTGGTCTTTGGGGTAACAGCGGTAGTAACATATTTGACCGGATGCAGAAGAAAACACCGCAGTCTTCGCCACAACAATCTGCCGGTCCGCGTCCTGCACCAAGACCCATGCAGAATGCTGCGCCAAGTAACCATGTGCCTTCGCCTAACTTCACTCCGGACGATCCTGCTACGATGGAGGCCGGTATGGAGGTAGAACACCAGAAGTTCGGTTTCGGTACTATCGTCAATATGGATGGTCCGATGAACAACCGGGTGGCAACGGTTAACTTTCCCAAAGCAGGTGGTGAGAAAAAGATCATGCTGAACTATGCCCGCCTGATGATCGTAAAAAAATAA
- a CDS encoding regulatory protein RecX, with product MISSAILKLRHYCAYQERCHSEVKSKCFELGLRGEEVDAAIAALITDNFLNEERFAKAFAGGKFRTKQWGRKKILMELKQRQVSPYCIKKGMDEIDAEDYDKTLYSLTEKKYASLKGEQYLKRKYKTMQYLLQKGYEPDLIQEAVEQIAKGGE from the coding sequence ATGATATCTTCCGCTATATTAAAATTGCGTCATTACTGTGCATACCAGGAGCGGTGCCATAGTGAGGTAAAGTCCAAATGCTTTGAACTGGGATTAAGAGGCGAGGAGGTGGATGCTGCCATTGCTGCCCTGATCACTGACAACTTTCTGAATGAGGAACGCTTTGCCAAAGCCTTTGCCGGCGGGAAATTCCGTACTAAACAATGGGGACGCAAGAAAATACTGATGGAGCTCAAACAACGTCAGGTATCGCCATATTGTATCAAAAAGGGAATGGACGAGATTGATGCCGAGGATTATGACAAAACGTTGTATAGCCTGACGGAGAAGAAATATGCCTCCCTGAAAGGAGAACAATACCTTAAGAGGAAGTATAAAACCATGCAGTACCTCCTTCAAAAGGGGTATGAACCTGATCTGATCCAGGAAGCCGTTGAACAAATCGCAAAAGGAGGCGAATAG